The following proteins are co-located in the Fimbriimonadia bacterium genome:
- a CDS encoding exodeoxyribonuclease V subunit gamma codes for MLRTGYIGTDTLNPFYPRPTLVVAAGLPGSGKTRYCLQRFLDRPEDVVLVLPGRGHVESAKSLLRGAPEFGETHEFHLDSVQDWSRFIGTVVDLSRGKPFLPASRSTRLAVAATVAGEARSGYFGNVVETLGFQERLADIIEELTSSGLTPGELREAGERGEVTDKRFPEKCHALAGLWERYDALLAEMGMRGPAAAAVAACDVILRAGGLSFPEVWLDGFGLLSQVQVELLCALAERSRVGITLTWVPGSEELFAGASALLRRLEDRFEVVRVDIEADPDVRRSRTMQTLRDTLFLERSEVEGWDEEVLFVSCPNRLAEVEAAARFTLRLLREKPLGLSDIQVVVRDMEAYWPMLEAVWPRFGLTPSRAVERPIANNPFVRFLFSVLTLFARGWQREDVLSHLESSYAFRREDGRRLRRALGGLRGAGVSTWLLRAKELQDEGVECAGQLVELAEWSRRFEGAASPADFAALTRNLATEMGWVGLAAEADDARANEDFLATAAAYRVAEALGVVSKVRGDDRTRLSRFLPKWIGMCRLIPYRVPTKPGIRVLEGPEENTHPPRVGLLLGVLEGVFPRRLSEDAFLTDEERLELRRITGCQLPTGYERAMDERRRFYLAATQPTETLYVFFPRAEEESEALPSLYLDEVRSCFPAGAVRDVLVACGKPLETDGESQLAPSSELCFLEEDKLLRAAACFDRLSMTDKFGPGFGPDGRSMTDPNATSSSDAPFDEWSILPRFPRIQLTEAAMLAGRRPGPIPITELETLNRCAFQHWARYRAGLRGAAGALSRADTGSFLHEILRDAMRGANDADLLDRLTSELQNRLETIRLDVPDWEVHALHAMALRLLTSLAEREVAYRQAVTARPEFLEWRFGEPEIDETANRQRDPRSTSKPLRVHAADGRHVDLAGSVDRIDVDPDGRSMLILDYKLGSDATRRMQRIENAESLQLPLYALAARELLGARAVSMGFDALGGGERMVQTSPSQRDVWRPEVKAPGYAHRSWPESQWEKTLLTVREKVLKLVARLEQAYVKPTPSSDHCPTCPFGDLCRTTEGRFHDGEPYPEEASD; via the coding sequence GTGCTCCGTACCGGCTACATTGGCACCGATACCTTGAACCCGTTCTACCCACGCCCGACATTAGTCGTCGCCGCCGGTCTCCCCGGCTCTGGCAAGACGCGATACTGTCTGCAGCGCTTCCTCGATCGACCCGAGGACGTCGTACTGGTGCTGCCGGGCCGGGGGCACGTCGAGTCGGCCAAGTCCTTGCTACGCGGCGCGCCAGAGTTTGGCGAAACGCATGAGTTTCACCTCGACTCCGTGCAAGATTGGTCGCGTTTCATCGGAACAGTGGTTGACCTCTCGCGGGGCAAGCCGTTCTTACCGGCCTCGCGTTCCACTCGATTGGCAGTGGCGGCAACGGTTGCCGGCGAAGCGCGCAGCGGCTACTTCGGGAACGTCGTGGAGACCTTGGGCTTCCAGGAACGCCTCGCGGACATTATCGAGGAACTGACTTCATCGGGCCTGACGCCAGGAGAACTTCGGGAGGCGGGTGAGCGCGGGGAGGTCACCGACAAACGATTCCCGGAAAAGTGTCATGCGTTAGCAGGGCTGTGGGAGCGGTACGACGCTCTGTTGGCAGAGATGGGCATGCGAGGACCGGCCGCGGCGGCTGTGGCCGCGTGTGACGTGATCCTTCGCGCGGGGGGGCTGTCGTTTCCCGAGGTGTGGCTGGACGGTTTCGGCTTGTTGTCGCAGGTGCAAGTGGAGCTGTTGTGCGCATTGGCGGAGCGCTCCCGCGTGGGCATTACTCTCACGTGGGTGCCGGGGTCCGAGGAGTTGTTTGCCGGTGCCAGTGCGTTGCTGCGGCGGCTGGAGGACCGCTTCGAAGTGGTGCGCGTGGACATCGAGGCGGACCCCGACGTTCGCCGAAGCCGGACCATGCAAACGTTGAGAGACACGCTCTTTCTGGAACGGTCGGAAGTTGAAGGCTGGGACGAAGAGGTGCTGTTCGTGAGTTGTCCGAACCGCCTCGCCGAGGTGGAGGCTGCGGCGCGGTTCACACTGCGGCTACTGCGCGAGAAGCCGCTGGGCTTATCGGACATTCAGGTGGTGGTGCGCGACATGGAAGCGTACTGGCCCATGCTCGAGGCAGTGTGGCCGCGGTTCGGGCTGACACCGTCGCGCGCTGTGGAGCGCCCAATTGCGAACAACCCGTTCGTGCGTTTTTTGTTCTCCGTGCTGACGCTGTTTGCACGCGGGTGGCAGCGGGAGGACGTGCTGTCGCACCTGGAGAGCAGCTATGCGTTCCGACGTGAGGATGGTCGGCGGCTACGTCGTGCGTTGGGCGGCTTGCGGGGGGCGGGTGTGTCAACCTGGCTGCTGCGTGCCAAGGAACTGCAGGACGAGGGGGTGGAGTGTGCGGGGCAACTCGTAGAGCTGGCCGAATGGTCCCGCCGATTCGAGGGGGCGGCGTCGCCCGCTGACTTCGCCGCGCTCACCCGAAACTTGGCAACGGAGATGGGCTGGGTCGGTCTCGCAGCGGAGGCGGACGACGCGCGGGCGAACGAAGACTTCTTGGCTACAGCGGCAGCATACCGAGTTGCGGAAGCTCTAGGTGTCGTGTCGAAAGTGCGAGGCGACGACAGGACGCGGCTCAGCCGCTTTCTCCCAAAGTGGATCGGCATGTGTCGGCTCATCCCGTATCGCGTACCCACGAAGCCCGGCATTCGTGTTCTGGAAGGCCCGGAAGAGAACACGCATCCGCCGCGAGTGGGACTGCTCCTCGGCGTGCTAGAAGGAGTGTTTCCACGGCGCCTGTCGGAGGATGCATTCCTGACTGACGAGGAGCGGCTGGAGCTTCGGCGAATCACCGGCTGCCAGCTGCCGACGGGATATGAGCGCGCGATGGACGAGCGTCGCCGCTTCTACCTAGCGGCGACGCAACCTACCGAGACGCTGTACGTGTTCTTTCCTAGGGCTGAGGAGGAGAGTGAGGCCTTGCCCAGCCTCTACCTGGACGAGGTGCGAAGCTGCTTCCCGGCTGGAGCGGTTCGGGACGTGCTGGTAGCCTGTGGTAAGCCCCTGGAAACGGACGGTGAATCTCAGTTAGCCCCATCGAGCGAGCTCTGTTTCCTGGAAGAGGATAAGCTGTTGCGTGCGGCTGCATGCTTCGACAGGCTCAGCATGACGGATAAGTTTGGGCCGGGGTTTGGGCCGGATGGGCGCAGCATGACGGACCCCAATGCCACATCCTCATCGGATGCACCGTTCGACGAATGGTCTATACTGCCGCGGTTCCCCCGCATCCAACTCACCGAAGCTGCGATGCTCGCAGGTAGGCGACCGGGACCAATACCCATAACCGAGCTAGAGACCCTAAACCGCTGTGCCTTCCAGCACTGGGCTCGCTATCGAGCAGGCCTTCGAGGTGCTGCAGGCGCGCTCTCTAGGGCGGACACCGGGTCATTCCTTCATGAGATCCTGCGGGACGCCATGCGAGGCGCGAACGATGCCGACCTGCTCGATAGGCTCACCTCGGAACTGCAGAATCGCCTCGAAACGATTCGTTTGGATGTGCCGGATTGGGAAGTGCACGCACTGCATGCTATGGCGTTACGATTGCTCACGAGCCTGGCCGAGCGTGAGGTCGCCTATCGGCAAGCCGTGACAGCGCGCCCTGAGTTCCTCGAGTGGCGATTCGGCGAGCCGGAGATAGATGAGACCGCGAACCGTCAGCGGGACCCCCGTTCTACCTCGAAGCCGCTCCGCGTGCATGCAGCGGATGGTCGGCACGTAGACCTGGCAGGGAGCGTAGACCGTATTGACGTAGACCCCGACGGGCGTTCCATGCTGATACTCGACTACAAGCTTGGCTCGGACGCCACGCGTCGAATGCAGCGTATCGAAAACGCCGAGTCACTGCAACTGCCCCTATACGCCCTCGCAGCGCGCGAACTCCTAGGTGCCCGCGCTGTGAGCATGGGCTTCGATGCATTGGGCGGCGGCGAGCGGATGGTGCAGACCTCACCTTCGCAGCGAGATGTTTGGCGGCCCGAGGTCAAAGCCCCAGGGTATGCACATCGGTCATGGCCTGAAAGCCAGTGGGAGAAAACCCTGCTTACGGTACGAGAGAAGGTGCTGAAGCTGGTGGCGCGCTTGGAGCAGGCCTATGTGAAGCCCACGCCCTCCAGCGATCACTGCCCCACGTGCCCGTTCGGCGATTTGTGTCGGACGACGGAAGGTCGTTTTCACGATGGCGAGCCCTACCCGGAGGAGGCCAGTGACTAG
- a CDS encoding UvrD-helicase domain-containing protein: MTRHVVLTEPQSLAVTRPRGLVCVEAGAGTGKTAVIVERYLHLLQVRGLHPSAILAITYTRKAAQEMKRRILKRLGEVGLGAMRREVEAGYIHTIHGFCERLLRENPFDAGIDPRFSVLASTDAAREVERAFRAACTSSLSKTDPLGDLLQAGSTLQGWRDAGEPFEVLRREVRHLLDRIRSYGLTREEVDQWIQDLEATAGNAAGIVCQLMAEVPLARAREALQKAEGDQLRQLIELLPDSLAAVDARQALAHFVQQVLAVRPRQVPPEDVALCNELLGIAGALGKSLADITPEREEVAARRSAAMLRLALSTWTMYEEGKTRAAALDFSDLELLSVRLLETCEPLRERCRLRFRQILVDEFQDVNPLQARLIRCLAEVENVCFVGDPRQAIFGFRHGDVRQFSDWAAETQRLVPDAAYIPLTDSFRSRPGILRFVSEAMRRGCGKDFGLLRAQRSSDESAAGEVEIWTGGRDELRDADVVARGVRRLLASGALVGDGADRRPVQAGDIAVLFRVTTPIAAYRDALMRVGVPAVIIRAGRWYWVQHEVRDVRNGLAALANPHDDFALACLLRSPMVGLSLDALTLLCADRKGSSVFERLTDGSVELPAEDRAKVEEMLGWFQPIGRFVDRREVGAVMEEMLTRTQYRPKLLCRADGARQLANVRKLQSLAFAVGDESIASFVRRLDRMKRISDREGDAPIHDEGADAVGLMTIHGAKGLEFPVVIVADAGNLPGAQTARVFVEPAERLLAVNMDDEPSTMFREMERRQRMREQEEEWRLLYVAMTRAKDKLVLSLGRPRGRSSNRLDLRRALGLNVQAPNPGIRSLREGAEFVVRDMSADE, translated from the coding sequence GTGACTAGACACGTCGTACTCACCGAACCGCAATCGCTCGCCGTTACGAGACCGAGAGGACTGGTCTGCGTAGAGGCGGGTGCGGGCACGGGCAAAACTGCGGTGATCGTGGAGCGTTACCTTCACCTACTTCAGGTGCGTGGGTTGCATCCGTCTGCCATTCTGGCCATCACATACACGCGCAAGGCCGCTCAGGAGATGAAGCGACGGATTCTGAAGCGCCTGGGCGAAGTCGGGCTTGGCGCCATGCGCCGCGAGGTCGAGGCCGGCTACATTCACACCATCCACGGATTCTGCGAGCGGCTCCTTCGAGAGAACCCCTTCGACGCAGGCATTGACCCTCGATTCAGTGTGCTGGCCTCAACGGACGCTGCACGGGAGGTGGAGCGTGCCTTTCGCGCCGCCTGCACTTCCTCTCTGAGCAAGACCGATCCGCTCGGGGACCTGTTACAAGCGGGTAGCACGCTGCAGGGTTGGCGCGATGCAGGAGAGCCGTTCGAAGTGTTGCGCCGTGAAGTGCGTCACTTGCTCGACCGCATTCGCTCCTACGGACTGACGCGCGAAGAGGTCGATCAGTGGATACAGGACCTGGAGGCGACTGCGGGTAACGCAGCAGGGATTGTCTGCCAACTGATGGCCGAGGTGCCATTAGCCCGCGCGCGCGAGGCATTGCAGAAGGCGGAGGGTGACCAGCTCCGGCAACTCATCGAGTTGCTTCCCGACTCGCTCGCGGCTGTGGATGCACGACAGGCACTCGCTCACTTCGTCCAGCAGGTACTGGCTGTGCGGCCTCGGCAGGTACCACCTGAGGATGTGGCGCTGTGCAATGAGCTTCTGGGTATTGCAGGGGCGCTCGGCAAGTCGCTGGCCGACATAACACCCGAGCGCGAGGAGGTTGCAGCCCGACGCTCTGCTGCGATGCTTCGCCTGGCGTTGTCGACATGGACGATGTATGAGGAAGGCAAGACACGTGCCGCGGCGCTGGATTTCTCGGACCTCGAGTTGCTGTCCGTCCGACTCTTGGAGACCTGCGAGCCGTTGCGGGAGCGATGTCGCTTGCGCTTCCGGCAGATACTCGTGGACGAGTTCCAGGACGTGAATCCGCTACAGGCGCGATTGATCCGGTGCCTAGCAGAAGTGGAGAACGTGTGCTTCGTGGGAGACCCCCGACAGGCGATCTTCGGGTTCCGGCACGGGGATGTGCGGCAATTCTCCGACTGGGCGGCGGAAACGCAGCGATTGGTCCCAGACGCAGCGTATATTCCCCTGACGGACAGCTTCCGCTCACGTCCAGGGATTCTGCGTTTCGTGTCGGAGGCGATGCGGCGCGGATGTGGCAAGGACTTCGGCCTCCTGCGCGCCCAACGCTCCAGCGACGAAAGCGCAGCCGGCGAGGTAGAGATATGGACCGGCGGACGGGACGAACTGCGGGATGCGGACGTGGTAGCCAGAGGCGTTCGACGACTGTTGGCTTCGGGCGCACTAGTGGGGGACGGGGCGGACCGCAGGCCGGTGCAGGCGGGCGATATCGCAGTGCTGTTCCGAGTAACGACGCCGATAGCCGCCTACAGGGATGCGCTGATGCGGGTGGGAGTGCCGGCAGTGATCATCCGTGCGGGGCGGTGGTACTGGGTGCAGCATGAGGTGCGCGACGTGCGGAACGGCCTGGCAGCCTTGGCGAACCCCCACGACGACTTTGCGCTGGCGTGCCTGCTGCGGTCGCCGATGGTGGGCCTCTCTCTGGACGCCTTGACCCTGCTGTGCGCTGACAGGAAAGGCTCATCCGTGTTCGAGCGGCTAACCGATGGGTCCGTGGAACTGCCTGCCGAGGATAGGGCGAAGGTAGAGGAGATGCTCGGTTGGTTCCAGCCCATCGGTCGCTTCGTGGACCGTCGTGAGGTTGGCGCCGTGATGGAGGAGATGCTGACTCGCACGCAGTATCGGCCGAAACTCCTCTGTCGAGCCGACGGCGCACGGCAATTGGCAAACGTGCGAAAGTTGCAGAGCCTGGCCTTCGCAGTGGGCGACGAGAGCATAGCGTCGTTCGTACGGCGGCTGGACAGGATGAAGCGCATCTCCGACCGGGAGGGCGATGCTCCTATCCACGACGAGGGCGCCGACGCGGTCGGTCTGATGACCATTCACGGCGCCAAAGGGCTAGAGTTTCCGGTAGTAATCGTTGCGGACGCAGGCAACCTGCCCGGGGCCCAGACCGCTCGTGTTTTCGTGGAGCCTGCCGAGCGGCTGCTCGCAGTGAACATGGACGACGAACCGAGCACTATGTTCCGCGAGATGGAGCGTAGGCAACGCATGCGTGAACAGGAAGAGGAGTGGCGTCTGCTGTATGTTGCCATGACCCGGGCTAAGGACAAGCTGGTGCTGAGCCTGGGACGACCGCGAGGAAGGAGCAGCAACAGGCTGGACTTGCGCCGCGCTTTGGGGCTGAACGTGCAGGCGCCGAATCCTGGGATTCGATCACTCCGAGAGGGGGCCGAATTCGTTGTAAGGGACATGTCCGCCGATGAGTGA
- a CDS encoding sugar isomerase domain-containing protein yields MSALDTYFDTVMQRVESLRVTSAEAIREVADACVRSLLAGGAIHVYDTGHLVSREMINRAGGLAAFVPLSFALTVDNPHPSRDSEVDLRGDKPATTDLVRAALAQSNLRAGDVLVLGSVSGVSPTVVELALQANEMQVVTVALTSFEYSDRLESRHPSGKRLREVTTWAIDNGAPFGDAMLTVEGLRHPCCPFSGLGAVLCLWALVAEVCERLGEKGSAPTVYPSINLPDGPALYAEERKRVTERGF; encoded by the coding sequence GTGAGCGCACTGGATACCTACTTCGACACGGTGATGCAGCGTGTCGAGTCGTTGCGTGTTACCTCTGCCGAGGCGATCCGGGAGGTAGCAGATGCGTGCGTACGCTCACTGCTTGCCGGGGGCGCGATTCACGTGTACGACACGGGTCACCTGGTCTCCCGCGAGATGATCAACCGGGCGGGTGGATTGGCGGCGTTCGTTCCGCTTAGCTTCGCACTCACTGTGGATAACCCGCATCCGTCGCGAGATAGCGAGGTGGACCTACGAGGCGACAAGCCTGCGACCACGGACTTGGTGCGAGCTGCCTTGGCACAGAGCAACCTGCGAGCCGGGGACGTGTTGGTCCTCGGCTCCGTGTCGGGTGTGTCCCCCACAGTGGTGGAACTGGCACTCCAGGCCAACGAGATGCAGGTGGTGACCGTAGCCCTCACGTCTTTCGAGTACAGCGATAGATTGGAGTCGAGGCACCCGAGTGGCAAACGGCTGCGCGAGGTGACCACGTGGGCGATAGACAACGGTGCACCCTTCGGCGATGCCATGCTGACAGTGGAGGGGCTCCGGCACCCTTGCTGTCCGTTTTCGGGGCTCGGTGCGGTGTTGTGCCTGTGGGCGTTAGTGGCCGAAGTCTGCGAACGACTGGGAGAAAAGGGAAGCGCTCCTACGGTGTACCCGAGCATCAATCTGCCGGACGGTCCCGCACTGTACGCGGAGGAAAGGAAGCGAGTTACAGAGCGTGGGTTCTAG
- a CDS encoding SIS domain-containing protein, with protein MPYFDELRVVLAEIERRSAGAIRTAGEWVAEAVGQDHLVWVFGSGHAGIVTDESFYRAGGPACVGPIHLPGLLTTDRPITVTTENERRDGYAAERMAEVPVSVGDVLIVHSVSGRNPAPVEVAVEGKRRSARTIGILSAEWASTLTPRSITGKRLQDVVDLVIDNCVPAGDACVRLEGMAVRCCPLSSAVGIAILHSIFAAAWQVLVARGIEPPVFRSANEEGGDEWNRALLDRYRGRFGHL; from the coding sequence TTGCCATATTTCGATGAGTTGCGAGTAGTGCTGGCCGAGATAGAGCGCCGTAGCGCGGGGGCCATTCGCACCGCTGGTGAGTGGGTGGCCGAGGCGGTGGGGCAGGATCATCTGGTATGGGTGTTCGGATCGGGCCACGCGGGCATCGTGACCGACGAGAGCTTCTATCGGGCAGGTGGTCCTGCGTGTGTAGGGCCGATTCACCTTCCCGGGTTGCTGACCACGGATAGGCCTATCACCGTCACCACCGAGAACGAGCGTCGAGACGGCTACGCGGCAGAGCGAATGGCCGAGGTGCCTGTTAGTGTGGGCGACGTGCTGATCGTACACTCGGTGTCAGGCCGCAACCCTGCGCCGGTGGAAGTCGCGGTAGAGGGCAAGCGTCGGAGCGCGAGAACAATCGGCATTCTCAGCGCCGAGTGGGCGAGCACCCTCACGCCACGAAGCATCACGGGGAAACGGTTGCAGGACGTGGTGGACCTTGTGATTGACAACTGCGTGCCCGCGGGTGATGCGTGTGTGCGGCTGGAGGGAATGGCGGTGCGATGCTGCCCGCTGTCGTCCGCCGTAGGTATCGCGATTCTGCACTCGATCTTTGCTGCAGCGTGGCAGGTGTTAGTCGCCAGAGGCATCGAGCCACCGGTATTCCGCTCGGCCAACGAGGAGGGCGGCGACGAGTGGAACCGCGCGCTACTGGATCGGTACCGCGGACGGTTCGGCCATCTCTAA
- a CDS encoding sugar transferase gives MMDIIVAVPALSLLVVLVPLVAVAIKLDSPGPVFYRHVRCGKAGRRFRMLKFRTMQMNADRIGAAVTTADDPRVTRVGRFLRKSKLDEVPQIWNVLLGDMSLVGPRPQSPHYIRYNYPDEQRRVILSIRPGITGPTQIWCRNEEEVLAASSDPDAFYEHVLLPKKIASDVAYAQRPTFLTDLRCLLLTLLVCLPIRPLKGHSATADDVADLEMAEPSAVPIQ, from the coding sequence ATGATGGACATTATCGTAGCGGTGCCGGCACTGTCGCTACTCGTGGTGTTGGTGCCGCTGGTCGCGGTCGCAATCAAGCTCGACTCCCCTGGACCGGTCTTCTATCGCCACGTGCGCTGCGGCAAGGCGGGACGCCGTTTCCGCATGCTGAAGTTCCGCACCATGCAGATGAACGCCGACCGCATCGGCGCGGCAGTGACCACGGCCGACGACCCACGTGTCACTCGCGTTGGCCGGTTCCTGCGCAAGAGCAAGCTGGACGAGGTGCCGCAAATCTGGAACGTGCTGCTCGGCGACATGAGCCTGGTCGGGCCGAGGCCGCAGTCACCGCATTACATCCGCTACAACTACCCCGACGAGCAGCGGCGTGTAATCCTAAGCATCCGCCCCGGCATCACGGGGCCTACGCAGATCTGGTGCCGTAACGAGGAAGAGGTGCTCGCGGCATCCTCCGATCCCGATGCCTTCTACGAGCACGTGCTGCTGCCGAAGAAAATTGCTTCCGACGTGGCATACGCACAGCGCCCGACATTCCTAACCGACCTTCGCTGTCTACTGCTCACGCTGCTTGTCTGCCTACCCATTCGACCGTTGAAGGGGCACTCGGCCACAGCGGACGATGTCGCGGACTTAGAGATGGCCGAACCGTCCGCGGTACCGATCCAGTAG
- a CDS encoding glycosyltransferase family 2 protein, producing MSESDAQPFVSVVLPARNEERFIESCLRSLLCSDYPAERMEIIVANGASEDRTAEIVSRVATEDPRIRLMENPNRTVPYAMNLCIRAARGEIIVRVDAHAMYPSDYIARSVETLRRTGAWNVGGVWVTRPGGRGAWARAISLALAHGFGVGGSAYRTGAKSGWVDTVPFGAFRREAFEKAGLYRECLTRHQDYELNARIRSAGGRIYLDPEIRCEYFARPSLSALARQKYADGKWCVYSWLVCPEAYAFRHAVPGIMVAVASLLAAGSVLSPVPLGVLVVLAALYLLGGANAAVELLATSRLWEALLTPLVFPILHFSHGVGVIAGLLTARRWSGAAVAARPAPQLTAVTEAMEEAAA from the coding sequence ATGTCCGAGTCCGACGCCCAGCCCTTCGTGAGCGTGGTGCTTCCGGCGCGCAACGAAGAGCGGTTCATCGAGTCCTGCCTGCGGTCGCTGCTGTGCTCCGACTATCCGGCAGAGCGGATGGAGATTATCGTGGCGAACGGTGCCAGTGAAGACCGTACCGCAGAGATCGTGTCTCGCGTGGCCACCGAGGACCCGCGAATAAGGCTGATGGAGAACCCCAATCGAACGGTTCCCTATGCGATGAACCTGTGCATACGCGCGGCCCGCGGAGAGATTATCGTGCGCGTGGACGCTCACGCTATGTATCCGTCGGACTACATTGCCCGTTCGGTCGAGACCCTGCGGAGGACAGGGGCGTGGAATGTCGGTGGAGTGTGGGTGACACGGCCCGGCGGGCGGGGTGCTTGGGCGAGAGCGATCTCGCTTGCTCTCGCCCACGGCTTCGGCGTTGGGGGCTCGGCCTACCGAACCGGCGCGAAGTCGGGCTGGGTGGACACGGTGCCTTTCGGAGCCTTCCGCCGCGAGGCGTTCGAGAAGGCCGGCCTTTACCGCGAATGCCTGACGCGCCACCAGGACTACGAGCTGAACGCGCGCATCCGCTCGGCGGGAGGACGCATCTACTTGGACCCCGAGATTCGGTGCGAGTACTTCGCTCGGCCCTCGCTCTCGGCGTTGGCGCGACAAAAGTATGCCGATGGCAAGTGGTGCGTGTACTCGTGGCTGGTCTGCCCCGAGGCCTACGCGTTTCGGCATGCCGTGCCAGGAATCATGGTCGCGGTTGCGTCACTGCTCGCGGCGGGATCGGTGCTGTCTCCCGTTCCTCTGGGCGTACTCGTGGTCCTCGCGGCTCTCTACTTGTTGGGCGGCGCGAATGCCGCAGTCGAGTTGTTGGCGACCAGTAGGCTATGGGAAGCATTACTAACACCTCTCGTGTTCCCGATCCTCCACTTTAGCCATGGTGTCGGCGTGATCGCAGGACTGCTCACCGCGCGCCGTTGGTCCGGCGCTGCGGTTGCCGCGCGACCGGCACCCCAATTGACAGCCGTAACCGAAGCCATGGAGGAGGCCGCCGCTTAG
- the gatA gene encoding Asp-tRNA(Asn)/Glu-tRNA(Gln) amidotransferase subunit GatA gives MNLWELPAHRLAAMLQRREVSVLEVAEAFLQRTECLDERLGTFTFLDPDEVRSQAVEAQRRLDAGERPTLLGVPVAIKDNICVKDEPTTCASRILSGYRPPYDATVVEKLRAAGAVLFGKANCDEFAMGSSTESSAWQPTRNPWDLDRVPGGSSGGSAAAVAAGLVPLALGSDTGGSVRQPAAMCGVVGLKPTYGRVSRYGLVAFSSSLDQIGPLAREVQDAAMLFEAIAGYDRRDATSVDTEVPRVTLDPDDALRGRRIGLPSEFLGEGVDPAVAEVVRTAVSALGDAGAIVEETSVPSVQYGVETYYIIAPAEASSNLARYDGIRYGHRAEGNAGHVGLVEQTREEGFGPEVKRRILLGTYALSAGYYDAYYLKAQKVRTRMRHEFEERLRTYDYLMGPTSPIVAFGIGELQDDLLAMKMADILTIPANLAGLAAISVPCGFAHGLPVGLQFISRPFDEAGLLRVAHAYEQRTEWHRLRPPEPAAA, from the coding sequence ATGAACCTCTGGGAACTGCCTGCCCACCGACTGGCCGCAATGCTACAGAGACGTGAGGTCTCCGTGCTGGAAGTCGCCGAAGCCTTCCTTCAGCGTACCGAGTGCCTCGACGAGAGGCTCGGCACTTTCACCTTTCTCGACCCAGACGAGGTGCGAAGCCAGGCGGTCGAGGCACAGAGACGACTGGATGCCGGAGAGCGCCCCACCCTCCTGGGAGTCCCAGTGGCGATCAAAGACAACATCTGCGTGAAGGACGAGCCGACGACTTGCGCCTCGAGGATCCTGAGCGGGTACCGACCGCCCTATGATGCGACCGTTGTGGAGAAACTGCGAGCCGCGGGGGCTGTCCTGTTCGGCAAAGCGAACTGCGACGAGTTCGCGATGGGCTCAAGCACTGAGAGCTCGGCATGGCAACCCACCCGGAACCCTTGGGACCTCGATCGTGTTCCCGGCGGGTCGAGCGGCGGTTCCGCAGCCGCGGTGGCAGCAGGCTTGGTGCCTTTGGCACTCGGTTCCGACACGGGCGGCTCCGTTCGGCAGCCTGCAGCGATGTGCGGCGTCGTGGGTTTGAAGCCGACGTACGGCCGGGTCAGTCGCTACGGCTTGGTAGCTTTCAGCAGCTCTCTGGACCAGATCGGCCCGCTCGCGCGCGAGGTGCAGGACGCAGCGATGCTTTTCGAGGCGATTGCGGGCTATGACAGACGAGACGCGACGAGTGTGGACACCGAGGTGCCCAGGGTCACGCTCGATCCTGACGACGCTCTTCGCGGTCGGCGCATCGGCCTGCCCAGCGAGTTCCTGGGAGAAGGCGTGGACCCGGCTGTGGCGGAGGTTGTGCGAACCGCTGTAAGCGCGCTGGGGGATGCAGGGGCCATCGTCGAGGAGACGAGCGTTCCCAGCGTGCAATACGGTGTAGAGACGTATTACATCATTGCGCCTGCCGAGGCATCCTCCAACTTGGCGCGCTACGACGGCATCCGATACGGACACCGGGCGGAAGGGAATGCGGGCCACGTCGGCCTGGTCGAGCAGACGCGCGAGGAAGGCTTCGGACCCGAAGTGAAACGGCGTATCCTGTTAGGTACGTACGCGTTGTCAGCGGGTTACTACGACGCCTACTACCTGAAAGCCCAGAAGGTGCGAACACGGATGCGACACGAGTTCGAGGAGCGGCTCCGAACCTATGATTACCTCATGGGTCCGACCAGCCCCATCGTGGCGTTCGGGATCGGGGAGCTGCAGGATGACCTGCTGGCGATGAAGATGGCGGACATCCTGACGATACCGGCGAACCTCGCGGGCCTGGCGGCAATCAGCGTGCCATGTGGCTTTGCCCATGGGCTGCCCGTGGGCCTTCAGTTCATCTCGCGACCCTTCGACGAGGCGGGGCTGCTGCGAGTGGCCCACGCTTATGAGCAGCGGACGGAGTGGCACCGACTGCGACCACCGGAGCCGGCGGCAGCATGA
- the gatC gene encoding Asp-tRNA(Asn)/Glu-tRNA(Gln) amidotransferase subunit GatC, with amino-acid sequence MALSIEQVRHIAKLARLQMTEEEMEAMLPHLQEMVDRFGRLSQVDTEGLEPTSHSAPLENVWREDEPSPQGEPSAILKGAAEARNGLFLVPAILTQDEA; translated from the coding sequence ATGGCCCTGAGTATCGAACAGGTACGTCACATTGCTAAGTTGGCTAGGCTACAGATGACAGAAGAAGAGATGGAGGCGATGCTTCCGCACCTGCAGGAGATGGTGGATCGGTTCGGTCGTCTCAGCCAGGTAGACACCGAGGGCCTCGAGCCAACCTCGCATTCTGCACCACTGGAAAACGTCTGGCGAGAAGACGAACCATCTCCGCAAGGGGAGCCTTCCGCCATCCTAAAAGGTGCTGCCGAAGCCCGTAACGGTCTGTTCCTGGTTCCAGCCATCCTGACACAGGACGAAGCATGA